The Artemia franciscana chromosome 2, ASM3288406v1, whole genome shotgun sequence genome segment ATATCCCTGCACACTTTAATCTGTTTGATTTAAGATGGTCTATAATCAGTTTTAAAATCCGAGATTCAAGCTTTCATGGTGGAAACTTTGCTGAGGCTTCCTTCAGAGGGAACCTCCTTCTTCAGTAATTAATATTCAGGTTATCATGgtaattttctgtctttttcttgacgttatgacaaataaaatcaaacaaccCGAGATTGAAATTGTTTTCTGTGAATTACAAATTACCGCCCCACCTTTAAAAGGCCTTAAGGGTCTTAGCCCAGCTCATGTTCGtgattatttttgttctctttaaatttgaattgattattcattgtggagtttcatttattcacttatagtgatttctgttcgtataAGTTCGGactattattttactttatttctgctcgtctttttTTTGATGCAACTGttcactttttttgaaaaacttaattttaaatacTTCTTAAATTTAACCATGTCAAGAGATTGCGGATATATTAGGTCCATCACTATCCTTCGTGGTATACCCATTAGCACACCCAGTCATAGGCCCCAATtcacatattattttattttttttaatattcagtgAAGATACAAGAAACAGTTTTTCATAATataggaggattttttttcgattttgtaTAATGAAAAGACTCAATTAATATATGTTCCAGAATATGCCCCCTTCCCCCCTTAATTAGCGACTTTATCTACAAAGGACGaggaataaaaatttttatcctaGTCAATAGTTATCATAGTATTACAGCTCATTTGAAAAGCTTTACAGCTAGTTTTTAAAGATCAAACGGAGAAAGACATAGATATTTACTCCATATACCTAGCTTATACAATGCTAAATTTCCTAGTGTACCATAGATGGAAACTTGCAATGCTCGAACGTTTCCAGCTCCGTGTAAGAATAGTAAATCGATACATACCTTGTAATAAACTTTAGCTAAAAACAACACATCCCTGGCTAAAGAGCCTTGTGGAATTTTGAAACAAAGGTATGACAGGATTCTTAGCCATTCTAAGGCACGTTCACTGCTGGACAGAAAAATGTAAATAGTGTCACGTTTTTCAGAGCACAATACAAGCTGAATGGTGTTAGTTTTCTCCAATTTCAAAGAAATGACTTTCCGTGTTTGTTCAGTCCGTTTCAAGCACTTGGAATCAGAAAAGTTTAAGTTGATTGAATTGACAATGAGTGTCATTAAAGATGACCTTTTTTTGTCAACACTCTTTCCCATTTGAACCAAACCTTCAAAGAATTCTCCAGAAATTTTAATGGTTTCATCATGTCCAACGATTATAGATTGTTTTAGTGATGACATATTGATCGAGGAAAGTCGCTTTATTTTGCCActaattttattcttcttttcgtttttaaccgtatttgattctttaagaataaagGATGGATCACCCATAGTATGTTCCTTGTTGACTTTTAGTGACAAAGCATCTAAGGAAGACGCTTCACCACCTTCAAAAATGGGGCTTgaagtgtttttcttttcttcttcatcttcatTGCTTTTATTGAGTTCTAATGATATTTCTGGGAAAGGAAGCTTCCCAGAAATATCATTTCTGGTTTCATCATGTCCAGCAATTATAGATTGTTTTAGCGATGACATATTGATCGAGGAAAGTCGCTTTGTTTTGCCActaattttattcttcttttcgcTTTTAACCGTATTTGATTCTTTAAGGATAAAGGATGGATCATCCATAGTAAGTTCTTTGTTGACTCTTAATGACAAAGCATCTAAGGAAGACACTTCACCACCTTCAAAAATGGGACTCGAATTgttgttcttttcttcttcatcttcatTGCTTTTATTGAGTTCTAATGATATTTCTGGGAAGGGAAGTCTCATGCTGTTCTTTCCAGAACtacttccagtttttttggtttcaatATGAGTAGGGTTACTAAAAATTGAAGGCGGGTCACCAGTGCTAATTTCTCTTGGAGCTTTTGGCGAGGAATCGCCCAGAGAAGGTGTATCATTACTGAATTCttctgacataactggactatGACTATCAGCTTCCATAGAAGGCAAATCAGACAGTACACCTCCATCCATTGATGAAAATGACCTTGCACAACTTTTTGAGCTAACCACAGCTTCAAAGGGATCAGCAATATTTGGTTTTTCTGGAGGAATGGAGGTCAAATCAGCATCTGTTGACGTTGCAAAGCAATAGAAAAGAGGATCAAATTCTTCTAAAACTGTCGCGACGTCTTCAGTTCCCTTATGGTTTTCAATTACAGTTCCTACTTCATCATCATCacgatttttagaatttgcatTGCCTAAAGATTCAAATGCAGCGTCCATAGCACTCTTATGATTTAAAGGAAGACCAAGTTCACTAAGAGCTAAGTCTTTTACTTTCTCCAGCTTGGAATCAAAGAAAGTTTTGTTGGTTCCAATAaagtaaaattctttgttttctagCGATACTGCTGGGGTGTTAAGTATCTTAAGGGTGTGTTtgctcatttcttctaatttgtCTTGAAAGGGAGCAAGAGGTGTAGGTGAGCATCGCTCCTTTATTTCTGTTAATCTTGGTGCCGTTTCGGGTAGCTTATGATTGTATTCAttattttcttcaggatttaATTGGGAAGGTATAGTAATATTTGAACATGATATATGTCTCCGTGTAACAGGAATAGGACcatctaataaaattttatttcgagTAAGTTCAGCAGAATCATCTCCATTACTTAGGTCTGATGTAATTCTAATAAAAGAAGTACTGACATTGTTGGTGCAAAAAGGATTCGTCCTATTGATTGCAATTTCACTTTTAGAATCATCTGTTAATCTTGAAGAGGGACAATTATCAAATAGGTCAAAATTATTAGCTAGATTATCTGAACTAATAGGCAAGCCATGTGAGCCAGCCAATTGCAAATCTAACTCAGTTTTTCCTTTGGATTCATTACCCTGAGTGATCAGGGTACTGAAATTACGTGGAGGCACTTGTGGTAAGCTAGTAATAAGTTGTGGTAACTTTTGGTAAGCTAGCGGATAATATACATTTTTCGGTCTTTCTGGACCTTTGGATAGGTATGACTCACAAAATGGATTTTGATTACTATCATATGATAAGCAAGGCAAGGACTTATTCTCTTTGCTGGGCTGGGCTACTTTACTCGTCCTTACAGCTGGCACTGGTAGCTTTGTTCTTGTTGTAGGAGTTGGAGCACCCTTATTATTTGGATTAGGCCCATTGGTGCCATTTAAATCCATCTGGCAAGTTGCATACAAAGTCTTTATTAGCTAtctgaaatacaaataaaagcaaattaataaaaagattgcGCCACACAAGAGAAATTGGCGTAAAAGGACAAAGGTCCTACTTTTTTGATGTAATCTATTTTGCTTCTTCAACTTTTAAGGCCGAAACATATTCCGACTAAATTTCTTCCTGAGAATTTCTATAGGTAATTCATGCACAAAAAGTGGCAAATGATGTgtgcttaaaattttaatccatataatcaataaatattattaaacaaGCTgataaaacattataaaactTCAGGTCTTTCGAGTTCAAGCATTTCCTTCAAACAAAGATTTGAAATAATTCTAGTATTGGGTGCTATTCTGTAAATCTATTTATCTCCAGTGTTACCTGTGCAATTAAATAATGGGCTAACTTCAACTGCGGTCATAAGCTAAGCGAGTTAGCTTTCGTTGGACTGGCAGGTCTATTATATCCACCATATTGCTTGAAGAGCGAGCGGTCACTTTTACCGGTGACTTATTATATTATTCTTTTGTAACTGGGGCTGATTacggactgttttttttttttttttttttttgaataggtTATATGTGCAAGAGTATCCTTTCACCAGCAATATTCTGGTAATAGATGATATTAGGTCAAAGCTGATTAAAAGACCCTGTGGCTATTCCCCAAAGTCTCGAATTTCTTAAAGTGTTATTGTGATTGAAGGACTTTGTTGGTGACTGGACATTATTTGATTTCTATggatatttttgaagaattttgagAAGTTTTTGTCTTAGAGAATTTCTGCTTTTCCTCTAGGTCGGGGAATTTAATGCACTACTCGAGTAGCTTGCCAGAATGGAGACTATTGCTATCAAATTGGAAAATTTGGCTAGTTTAAGTGATATCTATTGGACtgttatttaatatttgcttttctaCAGATTGAAGGAAAATTTTAACGAGTTATTTGAATATCCTACCAAAATGGAGGCTTTTATTGGTCGATTGGGAAGTTTTCTTAAATCGGCTGATATATGGTTTCttgcatttattttctttttttacagataggTACCAAGTAAAATTGTCAACgtgtttattattaataaattatgaaaatatactGACATAGCTGTGATACAAAATGTCtcaaatatatgttttgataaattataaaatggttaagaattCTGTTCCGTTGATTGAgaagctaaaaaatttgtatgACTCAAACATCCGTATGGGTTACAAGTTCCAGAAACTGGCCACCCACTAACAGTTCTCCCACCTAGAAAATCTCACCCTACTAAAAATCACCCGAAAAATTTCCTGCATTAGGAAATACCTTCCCTGGAACATTCCCCCTTTAATATTCTTCTAAGAAAATTCTCCTCTGGAAAGACTCCCGTCATATAAAATTGAGGAGTTAATagaaaattaagacaaataaaaagaatgaaggaAAACAGGATTCCAGGAAAACTTACCTGTATTCCTATACGCATATAAAATGTATGGTGTAGAATCAAACAAGTCGTGGTAAGGAAATGTAATAAAAGAGCAACTCGggtcaatagtaatcaaaacacTAAAACAAGGATTTTGGTAACAATTAATGCATcaaaagtaattaatttttataaagacttcaaatatataaaatttcattaagtttaatgttaaacATCAAACGCTGCAAgtgtgagaaaatttgcctgatttccaaaaaaaatgaagaaaaacctACTAAAACAGAAAGTTAATATTAGTTTAATGACATGCCTGGATTCAGAATGTTAAAGAAAGGTACTGTAGagattttaagctcctatctacaaaaatattgaaatttgcattatttcatatgaaaaagatcacggatgtgtgtttaatTGTTGTTGCTTTTTCCTAGAGGTGATTAcatcgaaccaatagtcctaaatgatcagggggagggggttaattcgaGTGGACGTTAAAAGCTATAGAACCTTTTTAAAGTGAACAATATATTATGTAACGGAAAAGTAGTGTTTTGGCCAGTTTGTAGCACCAAACTATGGGCTCCCCCCATGGACGACCCAGTTACTATTGACTAGAAATTACGAGAAAGTTGctctattttaaaagtattacaAATTTTATCTGTTGAATTTTCTAGTTGCACAGGAAGTAATGCTGCAGAGTTACCCGTTCCTGAAAGGTCAGGTAGTCCATACAAGTTAAGGTACTTAAGAGAGGAAAACCTTCGATCTAGGCCTAGTGGACGAGATCCTATAATTTTTTGCGAATATAGCTAGACgactctttcaaaattttctttacttAATCTTTTACTTGCTTATTTGGAATGAGGAGCTCtctcaattttaaatttgattgtttCTGACTTAGCACTTGACTTCTTAtttaatatagaataaaaatcCACTGTAAAGGTACTTCCGACGGGAAACCCTTCTGTTGTGCACTTAGTCGATGCGTTTTCGATCGCAAAAACTAAATTGGTATTATGCACTATATTCTTCGCCACGGGCGTTACGTAATGGGGAGGGAAGGAAGCCAGTCTCGAATGTTTTCGGCTAGTCAGATAAAAAATTTCACCTGGTAATATAGTGGCGCGAAGAttcaatgttttaatatttcgattttttttattagggcgGATGGGCAAGGAAATGTGTGACGTAAAGTTAATGAAAGGAGATTAGTCTCAGTCGGTATTCTAAAGTAACTTCTACAATTTCCAGGGGTGAATCTCCAGAATTTTATTCTGGGGCAAGAAGGAGTCCATATCTGGATAGTCAAGAggcatgggatatataataattttccccccaatttttttttttggggggggggcaactccTCCCTTAAAACGACGCCCCTGACCCCAAATGACTTGCcacaaaaatagttttcttgTCGAATTGCCCCTTTCTACGTTAAAACAACAGGATGTGTCGGTACATAAATAAGAGAATAGAATATTATGCTCGTTATTGACAAAGTCAGGTTCAAGCGAATTTCTAGTTCATAAAGTAAATAACGAATAAATTTGTAATATAGAAATCCAAGATAATTTGAATCAACTTACATTTGATAGCAAGCAGTTTGAGTGTTTGACTCACAATTAGCTTGACTGACAGTTCTTTTTGAATAGATGCCAAAAGCATACAAAATTATAAGGCTGATCAACAACTGGTGATAATTCCTTATCTCCTCCAAATCGTCCGTAGAGTTTGGATCAGATACTTTAAAAGGATTGACAATTAGCAGGGAAGGTGATCATTTTGCTAAAACAGCCATTTATCACATTAACTGAAGCGAACTCGGGTGCCACACTTAATCTTAAAAATCGAAAAGCAAACATGGGCATCAAGCTCAATctctaaattaaaaacaaatcttaaaactaaaatagaaatcAACCCTTCTTTGATAACAAATAATAACTTTACAGGATCTCAACACTAAGAAAATGAAGAGTTAGGTATGAAACTGATCTCAAGTTTAAACTCGTGTTCCAAATACCTAGCTATAGAGGTCAAACAGGATAACAAAACGAAGCACACATAACACAAGAAGTGCAGAAAACAGATAAAGAAAATGCTCCAAGTTTCCTATGTTTTGGTTCTAAAATGATAATAGATAATATAGATAAAGGGAAGATTGGAAACTTCCCATGTcgtaatattaaaatgaaaacttttgaaattagaGCCTCTTTCTGTTAAAAACATTAGTCGGAGGAAACGCTCTAGCGTTTCTAGTAGTAAACAGCCATAAGCattctatatattttcatcattattTTTACCCCCAAAGTCACGGAGATATCCCACTCCTGCAATACCAATTCACACCTCAACTCAATTTACCCATTAATTCAACTTAATTCATTCAATTCTTCGAATACTAAAATTATGTCATTATTCCGGCCAAAATGGTcaattctttttctctctctctctctctaattaCTATATTTTTCACTAGGCTATGCCTAAACCCTCTGAGACCAAAGAGTCCCTCGCTAACACAATAGGTTTATCTTATTTAGAGCCAAGATTGCGAAGTTTTTCGACTAACgagattattttttaattccgtGTCTATTTGCGTAATTTACATAGGCTATAATAGGCTAAATTAAACCGCATCTCAAAAAGATGCGTTCAATTTGCAGCCAGTGTCCAAATAGGGCTCATAGTCTGTAGATACCACTAGTATTTGTATTCTGACAACCGCTGCTGTCATTATTTGTACTGTCACGTCATTAGTGCTACCACTGATGTCACTAGTATAGGTATCATAGGAATCATGGCCCATTGCCTTTTACGGACTATCTGTGGCGAACCACATATTTTTTCGTGATCTGCTCTCACCGGTATTTGGGCTTTAGAGTGGCCAAGAGTATGAGAGGTATGGCTACTACAAGTGTAAAACCTGTGGGGAGTGAGCGCCACAGTCTTTTTCCATGGGTTTACAAGCCTATAATCCTCCTTCCCAAAATATCTGAAATTAGTATAGGACCTCTTTCCTTAACTCTAATAATACTCTTCACTATACTCTTCACtgtttctctctgtctctctagAGATGACATTATTCAGTCAAATAACTGACAAAGGAAGCCTATGTAGGAATGGAAAACATCTTATTATTACAACTCAAGCTCACAAAAATGTGCtgaactaaaaaattaattcactcCTCTCTCTGGATCTCTCTGACAAGAGTCATGCCGAGTAGATTTCAAGAGATCCCGCCAATCATAAGCCTCGAGGATGAATCTGTACCCATCCACTGCTCCATATCAATTGCTGGCAGTCTCTCCCCTTTACTATCCCCCCATTACTAATCATGAGACACTGGTTTTTGATCAGTCGGTGAGTCACCACCCGACCATCTCTTTTTAAGTTAAGCCAATTGGCAAGACTGTAAGAATCTACCTAGGAAAGGCCAAAAGAAAGATTACATGATATTTAAAGTAAGTAGGGGAGGAGTGAAACAGAGAGTCGAAAAGTAGCAATGAAAtctacttaaaaaaggaaattcatCAGATAGTCTGGGCCAAGCGCTCTAGCATGGGGACGTTCAGATCTACACAGGTCAAATGTTTCACTTCCTAGACTGTATCCAGGAGGATGTTTCTGGGTTAGAAACTCACACGAGAGTTCTGTCCAACTCGTAAATACAtagcaaaaatatatataagtaaattttttgtgcgtttttaagctttttgtaaccatcaatcccccccccccaacgcaaATCCTCTATAAGCCTTTGGTCATCTCCATCAAATTCGCCCTTAAAAATGGAATTGGGACTAAGAATTAGCGTTCGAATTATTGTGAAACGAAATTTCACACATCTGTTTGTTATAACtgttatatgattttattttctcatttgaaagaaaacatacACATGCACATAATTTATAAGTTTAGAGCTTCATGCcattcttgtttttatatttttttgcaaataaattggACTGTAATTTTCTCAGAGTAAACTATTCTATttactaattatttttcaacaaatttacTGGGAAAAATCATTATAAATGTTCAATCTGTACCAAGCAGTACAAACTGTAAATAAGCAACGACTGGGCCTAAAATTAACCGAAATTCTCAAAAccgaaatttttaaattaattgaagcATTAAAAGAATGAGAtgattatgctgattccaaaaatgtataattcatcaagtttaatgtcaACGATCAAAAGGTAAGAAATTGGGAAATTTTgcctaatttttagaaaaaagggggggCAACATCCCTAAAAAGTCAAGtgaccttaatgaaaattacagcaTCAGATCCAGAATATCAGGGAACCcttctgtagaggtttcaagctcctgtgtacagaaacgtggaattttgtatttatttgccAGATGAAAGATCACAGTTGTGTGTTCTTTccaagagtgatcgtatctaaCTGAAtgtcctagaagattgggagaaggctcattcaaagggaaattaaaagtttttgtgctcttaacggaataatttcttttcgttttaagttttaatgttgccccttgaTTTCAagtaaataaactttttttttattcataagcATCAACAGTGATCATAGAGCAGCCAACCACATCCAgtaagaattttgagatagatataTTGTTTAGTATAGTTGAAACGTCCAATAGCTtcatctttgaagatgacaagaAAGAATCCAGCCCCTGGGGCAAGAGCAGTAAGTAGTACAATGTGCCttttgcttacatatagtgttTTCTTAATCGGAAAAAGAGGGGGGGAGgcatgtttgacttttttttgtccaaaagGCAAAACGCATTCAGGTGAACCTCTTAGGGTATGTTGAAGGTagtgttgagctaaatcaaaacacactgtgtGCCTGCTGTTTGTCTAAAGGTGTATCTAAGGAGTGACAGAGTATtgagttggaactttcagaaaatgacGAGAGTGATgaccaattgaccaaaaggcaatatgtatacgctactgctactactactagcctactactactaatattacttctactaatgctactactactcccACCACCGCACATGAGCAATATATTAGGAACAGCTAAGCATATTAAAACTTCCAGTTGAAACTTCCACGGCATGATAAAGGGGATTCTCAACTCACCACAAAGCCAAtgtgtgcatactgctactgctattactgttgctactgctactaatacaaaAGCTACTGTTACTACCTAAGGTAATGCTTCTATTATGActgctactaaggctaagggcattaagaaTTTCAGGAAACGTTAATGGGaacttgaacaaaattaaaacacacaatGTGCgggcagattgtcaaaagggcatataatcATTTATTTAGGAACCACTCAGAGCATTAAGTTGGCACTTTCAGAGCATTTTGAGGAGGATGTTAACTAACCTAAAGGCACTCTGTGCAATTTATCACTatcactactattactacagcCACGAATACTACATCTAATAAGGTGAGGGGATTAACCTGAAACTTTGAAGGAATATTTAGGATATTGAACTTCATCAAAATACGCTATGTGCATTCGAGTTCCAAAAGGATATATGAGCAATTTCTCAGGAACAATttagagcattaagttgaaacttttagggcgGGCATAgagagatgttgaactaaccaaaaggcgcTCAGTACACAATACtaccaaaaataatattactactacagctactgaGGCTAAGGGTATGACCAAGAAACTGTCATAGAATATTTTGTTGAATATTCAACTAAATTGAAACATACTCTGTGtatgtaggttgtcaaaagggcgtatcaacATTAGCCCAGGAATGATCAATGCTATTatgttaaaactttcagggtatttAAGGGGGAGGTTGAACTACCTGAAAGGCACTAAGTACATACTAgtgctaccactgctactacaacaGGTACtagtactaataatactacaactactactagcaGTACAACTGAAGCTAAGGATATTAGGGTAAAcattcaggaaatgttgaggatGACGAGAACTATTTTGAACTAGTGAAAATGCATTGTATGTATACTAGTACTATAAATAGTAGCagtactactactatcactgctaTTAGTGTTGTTATTACTAAGGCAAATGGTATTAATGTGGAACTATCATAGACTCTTGGGGGGAACGTTGGGGTGAATTTGTTTCTGCAGGTGGTCGAAACAGAATAACAGGATTATCTCAGAAACAGATAGGGATCTTCAACTAGACTCAAAAGACATAATGTAAGTGTCTTTACTCCTAAACCtgcaaatactactactactatctaCAATACTACTACCAATGCTGCAGCTACTACTCCTGCTATTTATTTCTAGAATTGCCAAATAGTAatgttattagtaaaaattccTGGCAATGCTGAGGGTAGTGTTGAACTTAATCAAAGCATGCTATGTTTTTCTGGGTTATCAAAGGGGTATATTAACACCATTGGTATCAAACTAGAAACAccttagggtattaagctgaaacttcatGGGTTGTCAATATTACTATTCTCTATTCTATTGCAACTATTTCTACAGCTACTACTGTTATTGTTACCGCTATAATCGAACAAAACA includes the following:
- the LOC136039003 gene encoding uncharacterized protein LOC136039003 isoform X2; protein product: MDLNGTNGPNPNNKGAPTPTTRTKLPVPAVRTSKVAQPSKENKSLPCLSYDSNQNPFCESYLSKGPERPKNVYYPLAYQKLPQLITSLPQVPPRNFSTLITQGNESKGKTELDLQLAGSHGLPISSDNLANNFDLFDNCPSSRLTDDSKSEIAINRTNPFCTNNVSTSFIRITSDLSNGDDSAELTRNKILLDGPIPVTRRHISCSNITIPSQLNPEENNEYNHKLPETAPRLTEIKERCSPTPLAPFQDKLEEMSKHTLKILNTPAVSLENKEFYFIGTNKTFFDSKLEKVKDLALSELGLPLNHKSAMDAAFESLGNANSKNRDDDEVGTVIENHKGTEDVATVLEEFDPLFYCFATSTDADLTSIPPEKPNIADPFEAVVSSKSCARSFSSMDGGVLSDLPSMEADSHSPVMSEEFSNDTPSLGDSSPKAPREISTGDPPSIFSNPTHIETKKTGSSSGKNSMRLPFPEISLELNKSNEDEEEKNNNSSPIFEGGEVSSLDALSLRVNKELTMDDPSFILKESNTVKSEKKNKISGKTKRLSSINMSSLKQSIIAGHDETRNDISGKLPFPEISLELNKSNEDEEEKKNTSSPIFEGGEASSLDALSLKVNKEHTMGDPSFILKESNTVKNEKKNKISGKIKRLSSINMSSLKQSIIVGHDETIKISGEFFEGLVQMGKSVDKKRSSLMTLIVNSINLNFSDSKCLKRTEQTRKVISLKLEKTNTIQLVLCSEKRDTIYIFLSSSERALEWLRILSYLCFKIPQGSLARDVLFLAKVYYKEGVSGPFLSGIAVVADRSLIFRQANGKMSKIVDLRKIKKMGSSETKACGLAYESGPLLFINTQNEEIIYIQMDLASETQNFQRMLEEKMMPSSLDLNELPLTKENVPVVIDTFVNYIALYGLVSEGIYRKEGIKSRIEKLESLFLASSPVHVSREDFTEHDVASALILLFRNLPEPIFTSEQCENWINAEVQEENHRLETYKKLIERLPEVNAATLKFILNHLYFVHRLSDRNLMSAKNLSPVWGPALIGPDKSTELRRLNGTYCDAKLVYDLIVHYPELYGLTTEQLEKETIFQIVSEVAKDIATGKIPERKPKDLHVWVHVELGGDNMDGSYLINTPEREYLEPLVVSKEEVIPANAPMIRLCIITKAPNEGCGFHLISNGPIESNKTDDKFIGPIESNSHAFQAGLREGDRLVEVNGTNADELTHKEIVMRIKDSPNEVKLLVVNPDADGYYKAKGISLSSKLSTAKVFQNTEMKFKMNGSAMKKSKSFNQINELSEPRPLSLISLIDKRPELEVVHFADRKSKNYKIVAVTVDDSTVLIHKDQKKSKSLLHQWDLNCVRCFIGHDPKRKQLTPYSITIFPVKENLKRTKDTPFCGYTLCVYSEDEMLRWYTLLMNNGHMDTVPIFHWLNRTSKGSLQRGKAAVYV
- the LOC136039003 gene encoding uncharacterized protein LOC136039003 isoform X1 codes for the protein MDLNGTNGPNPNNKGAPTPTTRTKLPVPAVRTSKVAQPSKENKSLPCLSYDSNQNPFCESYLSKGPERPKNVYYPLAYQKLPQLITSLPQVPPRNFSTLITQGNESKGKTELDLQLAGSHGLPISSDNLANNFDLFDNCPSSRLTDDSKSEIAINRTNPFCTNNVSTSFIRITSDLSNGDDSAELTRNKILLDGPIPVTRRHISCSNITIPSQLNPEENNEYNHKLPETAPRLTEIKERCSPTPLAPFQDKLEEMSKHTLKILNTPAVSLENKEFYFIGTNKTFFDSKLEKVKDLALSELGLPLNHKSAMDAAFESLGNANSKNRDDDEVGTVIENHKGTEDVATVLEEFDPLFYCFATSTDADLTSIPPEKPNIADPFEAVVSSKSCARSFSSMDGGVLSDLPSMEADSHSPVMSEEFSNDTPSLGDSSPKAPREISTGDPPSIFSNPTHIETKKTGSSSGKNSMRLPFPEISLELNKSNEDEEEKNNNSSPIFEGGEVSSLDALSLRVNKELTMDDPSFILKESNTVKSEKKNKISGKTKRLSSINMSSLKQSIIAGHDETRNDISGKLPFPEISLELNKSNEDEEEKKNTSSPIFEGGEASSLDALSLKVNKEHTMGDPSFILKESNTVKNEKKNKISGKIKRLSSINMSSLKQSIIVGHDETIKISGEFFEGLVQMGKSVDKKRSSLMTLIVNSINLNFSDSKCLKRTEQTRKVISLKLEKTNTIQLVLCSEKRDTIYIFLSSSERALEWLRILSYLCFKIPQGSLARDVLFLAKVYYKEGVSGPFLSGIAVVADRSLIFRQANGKMSKIVDLRKIKKMGSSETKACGLAYESGPLLFINTQNEEIIYIQMDLASETQNFQRMLEEKMMPSSLDLNELPLTKENVPVVIDTFVNYIALYGLVSEGIYRKEGIKSRIEKLESLFLASSPVHVSREDFTEHDVASALILLFRNLPEPIFTSEQCENWINAEVQEENHRLETYKKLIERLPEVNAATLKFILNHLYFVHRLSDRNLMSAKNLSPVWGPALIGPDKSTELRRLNGTYCDAKLVYDLIVHYPELYGLTTEQLEKETIFQIVSEVAKDIATGKIPERKPKDLHVWVHVELGGDNMDGSYLINTPEREYLEPLVVSITHTTLASDLVEAIKIRNKFDYNGPCLLVESILKDNLVRPFHPDEPVLPAVLRWAEWDAEDGKDNKLILKTDRFLKRIASLKEEVIPANAPMIRLCIITKAPNEGCGFHLISNGPIESNKTDDKFIGPIESNSHAFQAGLREGDRLVEVNGTNADELTHKEIVMRIKDSPNEVKLLVVNPDADGYYKAKGISLSSKLSTAKVFQNTEMKFKMNGSAMKKSKSFNQINELSEPRPLSLISLIDKRPELEVVHFADRKSKNYKIVAVTVDDSTVLIHKDQKKSKSLLHQWDLNCVRCFIGHDPKRKQLTPYSITIFPVKENLKRTKDTPFCGYTLCVYSEDEMLRWYTLLMNNGHMDTVPIFHWLNRTSKGSLQRGKAAVYV